In Pseudopipra pipra isolate bDixPip1 chromosome 24, bDixPip1.hap1, whole genome shotgun sequence, a single genomic region encodes these proteins:
- the PTAFR gene encoding platelet-activating factor receptor, with product MSGKGKGGVEGSADSFILCHIDSEFRYNLFTVFYSIIFILGFVANCYVLWIFSHIYPTKKLNEIKIFMINLTVADLLFLVTMPMWIVYYHHRGDWIMPEFLCNVAGCLFFVNTYSSVAFLMVITYNRYQAVTNPIKASQLTTQRRGIYLSAAIWIIIVGSSLYYLFDNNTNQEEINSKNFTRCFERYDTSSGVSAVLAIHVIICVLFYIIFLFILGWNIVIIRTLFSKSVHPRKSAHVKQRALWMVCTVLAVFIISFVPHHIVDLPWTLTVLEQWKKENCQLRQQLNDAHQVTLCLLSTNCVLDPIIYCFLTKKFQKHLSENLKSMKGSRKCSRQTTDTVIEGTIHQEDAIRIC from the coding sequence ATGTCTGGAAAGGGCAAAGGTGGTGTGGAAGGCAGTGCTGATTCCTTCATTTTGTGCCACATAGACTCTGAGTTTCGCTACAACCTCTTCACTGTTTTCTACAGCATCATTTTCATTCTGGGCTTTGTTGCCAACTGCTACGTTCTCTGGATTTTCAGCCATATTTACCCTACCAAGAAACTCAATGAAATCAAGATATTCATGATAAACCTGACAGTAGCTGACTTGCTTTTCTTGGTTACGATGCCAATGTGGATTGTTTATTACCACCACCGTGGAGACTGGATCATGCCTGAGTTTCTCTGTAATGTGGCTggctgtttattttttgttaacacTTACTCTTCTGTTGCCTTTCTGATGGTCATCACATACAATCGTTACCAAGCTGTGACTAATCCTATTAAAGCTTCCCAGCTGACCACACAGAGAAGGGGTATCTACCTATCAGCAGCTATCTGGATCATAATAGTGGGCAGCTCTTTGTATTACCTTTTTGACAATAATACTAATCAAGAGGAGATCAACTCGAAGAATTTCACCCGGTGCTTTGAGCGCTATGACACTTCTAGTGGGGTTTCGGCTGTTCTCGCAATTCACGTCATCATCTGCGTCCTCTTCTAtatcattttcctttttatactGGGCTGGAACATTGTCATTATCAGGACCCTGTTCTCCAAGTCGGTGCATCCACGGAAGAGCGCTCATGTCAAGCAAAGGGCCCTCTGGATGGTCTGCacagtgctggctgtgttcatcATAAGCTTTGTTCCCCATCACATCGTGGACCTGCCCTGGACCCTGACTGTTCTGGAGCAGTGGAAGAAGGAAAACTGTCAGCTGCGCCAACAGCTCAATGATGCTCACCAGGTGACTTTGTGCCTCTTGAGTACAAACTGTGTGTTGGATCCGATCATCTACTGCTTCCTCACCAAGAAGTTCCAGAAGCATCTTTCAGAAAACCTGAAAAGCATGAAAGGGAGTCGCAAGTGCTCCAGACAAACCACGGACACGGTGATTGAGGGCACCATTCACCAAGAGGATGCCATTAGGATTTGTTAG